The following are encoded together in the Candidatus Tumulicola sp. genome:
- a CDS encoding O-antigen ligase family protein, whose protein sequence is MLVSRSQASPSNATQLLIVILCVVCGLFAFAMTQAMSPSPIGAAEAVIIAALPLLAIAMFRAPLQFPYAAYVVLVPFDLLLSIPALGTAARLCGALSGVALLFWLLRTRNFVKPGWALAAWFAYLGWAGLSLLWSLDPVNGTREFLSILQVGLLYAIASVMPPSARDLRVVFTGVVIGGLAAGLFGIHELSHMSAAQQLINKVSDRIPLLVGNQKLDINEFADSLLPAMAILVVMMAQAKNLLFKAACLGGMGVLLYAMSIAASREAFVAVAIMFVYFIVMLRERWQLVGMAGVLGVLASLNGNLLHRFTTSSESDGSGRLDIWRAGGAAFREHWLIGSGSGSFATAYNDVYLKVFQQYDMGWSRAAHNMLLQNSVQYGIIGALLMVTAVIATFCSLRIIDKRNPLYGTRVAIAGALLGLCVAGFFVDLTSGKIFWLTLSLVALVRARATLLPVRRETAPVWT, encoded by the coding sequence ATGCTCGTTAGCCGCAGCCAAGCCTCGCCGTCGAACGCGACTCAGCTGCTCATCGTCATTCTGTGCGTGGTGTGCGGGCTGTTCGCATTTGCGATGACGCAGGCCATGTCGCCCAGTCCGATCGGTGCGGCAGAGGCCGTCATCATCGCGGCGCTGCCGTTGCTGGCGATCGCCATGTTCCGCGCCCCGTTGCAGTTTCCGTACGCGGCGTACGTCGTGTTAGTGCCCTTCGATCTCTTGCTGTCGATACCGGCGCTGGGCACGGCGGCACGCTTGTGCGGCGCCCTTTCGGGTGTCGCGTTGCTGTTTTGGCTGCTGCGCACGCGCAACTTCGTCAAACCCGGCTGGGCGCTCGCCGCATGGTTCGCCTACCTTGGCTGGGCGGGCTTATCGCTGCTCTGGTCGCTCGACCCGGTCAACGGTACGCGCGAGTTCCTCTCGATACTGCAGGTCGGCTTACTGTATGCCATTGCTTCGGTCATGCCGCCTTCGGCGCGCGATCTGCGCGTCGTGTTTACGGGCGTCGTGATCGGCGGACTCGCCGCAGGTCTGTTCGGCATTCACGAACTCTCGCACATGAGCGCCGCGCAACAGCTGATCAATAAAGTCTCCGACCGTATCCCACTGCTGGTCGGCAACCAGAAACTGGACATCAACGAATTCGCCGACAGCTTGTTGCCCGCGATGGCCATCTTGGTCGTCATGATGGCGCAAGCTAAAAATCTGCTCTTCAAGGCAGCCTGTTTGGGCGGCATGGGCGTGTTACTGTACGCGATGAGCATAGCGGCATCGCGCGAAGCCTTCGTCGCGGTCGCCATCATGTTCGTGTACTTCATCGTCATGCTGCGCGAGCGTTGGCAGCTGGTGGGGATGGCGGGTGTTCTCGGCGTGTTGGCAAGCCTCAACGGTAATCTATTGCACCGCTTCACGACCTCGTCGGAAAGCGACGGCTCGGGAAGGTTGGACATTTGGCGCGCGGGCGGCGCGGCGTTCCGCGAACATTGGTTGATCGGATCGGGCAGCGGCTCGTTTGCGACCGCCTATAACGACGTGTATCTAAAAGTCTTCCAGCAGTACGACATGGGCTGGTCGCGCGCCGCGCACAACATGCTGCTGCAGAACTCGGTCCAGTACGGCATTATCGGAGCGCTTTTGATGGTCACCGCGGTCATCGCGACGTTCTGCAGCCTGCGGATCATCGACAAGCGCAACCCGCTGTACGGCACCCGAGTCGCCATCGCCGGCGCGTTGCTCGGCTTGTGCGTGGCCGGTTTCTTCGTCGATCTCACCAGCGGAAAGATCTTCTGGTTGACGCTTTCGCTGGTCGCGCTGGTTCGCGCCCGCGCGACGCTGTTGCCGGTCCGCCGCGAAACCGCTCCCGTATGGACCTGA
- a CDS encoding glycosyltransferase family 4 protein, whose translation MKVAIISSRFPGRGETFLGTELKELRGHFEDVSVIPARGELFSRSTLRDAAAMLRKRPQRFFKTLRTVVAGSKRPSVLAKNLVVMPRALAVARMIEREKIDHIHAYWLSAPATVAFVASEMTGTPWSASAHAWDIYENNLIRHKAKTARFIRAISDRGAHDLGEFMEKNDAEKVTRIFVGVDIDETPAPHLPQPLRFVCAANMVGKKGHMDLLEALKMVSDAGVDFRCDLAGDGVLWNALARRITELGLDRKIFMLGRIAHATLLERLRRGDYDIKLLASRNEGGGYMEGIPVALMEAMAAGVPCVATDSGGIPELIEADCGVVATAHDPKAFADGILRLAHSPELRASMGLRARARVTEHFNVRRTIPTLANLVKAS comes from the coding sequence ATGAAGGTCGCGATCATTTCTTCGCGCTTTCCCGGCCGCGGCGAAACGTTTTTGGGAACCGAACTTAAAGAGCTGCGCGGACACTTCGAGGACGTAAGCGTGATACCGGCGCGCGGCGAACTCTTCTCGCGTTCGACCCTGCGCGATGCCGCCGCCATGCTGCGCAAGCGCCCGCAACGGTTCTTTAAGACACTGCGCACGGTCGTCGCCGGTTCGAAACGCCCGTCGGTGCTGGCAAAGAACTTGGTCGTGATGCCTCGCGCCCTGGCCGTCGCTCGCATGATCGAGCGCGAAAAGATCGACCACATTCACGCCTATTGGCTGTCGGCGCCGGCCACGGTCGCGTTCGTCGCGTCCGAAATGACCGGAACGCCGTGGAGCGCCAGCGCCCACGCGTGGGATATTTACGAAAACAATCTGATCCGGCATAAAGCCAAGACGGCGCGCTTCATTCGCGCCATCTCGGATCGCGGTGCCCACGATCTCGGCGAGTTCATGGAAAAGAACGATGCAGAGAAAGTTACGCGCATTTTCGTGGGCGTCGACATCGACGAAACGCCCGCACCGCATTTGCCGCAACCGCTGCGGTTCGTGTGCGCGGCCAATATGGTCGGTAAAAAGGGCCACATGGATCTGCTGGAAGCGCTGAAGATGGTGTCGGACGCCGGCGTCGACTTTCGCTGCGACCTGGCCGGCGATGGCGTGCTGTGGAACGCACTCGCGCGCCGCATCACCGAACTCGGCCTCGACCGCAAAATCTTCATGCTGGGACGCATCGCGCACGCGACGCTGCTCGAACGGTTGCGGCGCGGCGACTACGACATCAAACTCTTAGCCAGCCGCAACGAAGGCGGTGGATACATGGAAGGCATCCCGGTCGCGCTGATGGAGGCGATGGCTGCGGGCGTTCCGTGCGTCGCCACCGATTCGGGCGGCATCCCCGAACTCATCGAAGCCGATTGCGGCGTCGTCGCGACGGCCCACGATCCGAAGGCATTCGCCGACGGCATCCTGCGGCTGGCGCATTCACCCGAACTCCGCGCATCGATGGGACTGCGCGCTCGCGCCCGCGTCACCGAACATTTCAACGTGCGGCGCACCATACCAACTCTCGCTAACTTAGTGAAGGCATCATGA
- a CDS encoding sulfite exporter TauE/SafE family protein, which produces MTGVWLFVAGFVTSVAGSVVGLGGGFLLVPALRLFFALPPAVVAGTSLALVVTNNATASISYAMQRRIRVRTGLLVAAGGVPGAVAGAHAVRGMSAVAFDYLLAALTLAVAVNVLVRRNARAVESERPKGEPSWWAMGGTGAIVGVLSGLFGAGGGVILIPALIYLTDLTPHEITATAQFSILFIAIAGLTMHMLQHDLRVEFALPVLIAALVGGPLGARLSARLHPARLLLFVGLALVVAAVALVLREV; this is translated from the coding sequence TTGACCGGCGTTTGGCTGTTCGTCGCGGGCTTCGTCACCAGCGTCGCGGGCTCGGTCGTCGGACTTGGCGGCGGCTTTTTGCTGGTGCCCGCGCTGCGGTTGTTCTTCGCGCTGCCGCCGGCGGTGGTCGCGGGCACCTCCCTCGCGTTGGTGGTGACCAACAATGCGACGGCGTCGATCTCGTATGCGATGCAGCGGCGTATTCGCGTTCGCACCGGTTTGCTCGTCGCGGCGGGCGGCGTTCCGGGAGCGGTCGCCGGCGCCCACGCGGTTCGCGGCATGTCGGCGGTGGCGTTCGATTATCTATTGGCCGCACTCACGCTGGCGGTCGCCGTTAACGTGTTGGTGCGCCGCAACGCGCGCGCGGTCGAGAGCGAGCGGCCCAAAGGCGAGCCGTCATGGTGGGCGATGGGCGGGACCGGCGCGATCGTCGGCGTGCTGTCGGGGCTCTTTGGTGCCGGCGGCGGCGTCATCTTAATTCCCGCGTTGATCTATCTGACCGATCTGACGCCCCACGAAATCACGGCAACCGCTCAGTTTTCGATCCTGTTCATCGCGATCGCCGGATTGACGATGCACATGTTACAGCACGATCTACGCGTGGAATTTGCACTGCCGGTATTGATCGCGGCGCTCGTCGGCGGACCGTTGGGGGCGCGGTTATCGGCCCGATTGCATCCCGCCCGCCTACTCTTATTTGTCGGCTTGGCGCTGGTCGTAGCGGCGGTAGCGCTGGTCCTGCGCGAGGTGTGA
- a CDS encoding VOC family protein — MVRAIYAGVVAGDLERERAWYEAVFGRPPDAAPMDGVYEWHLGDNFLQLVALAKVREIQKLPSWGATGVSSLTLTVDDADAMLRAALDAGGSRVSGFGNDAFRTITVADPEGNLVTFLQRL, encoded by the coding sequence ATGGTACGAGCGATATACGCGGGGGTCGTGGCCGGGGATCTGGAGCGAGAGCGCGCATGGTACGAAGCGGTGTTCGGCCGGCCGCCCGACGCCGCGCCGATGGATGGCGTATACGAATGGCATCTGGGTGACAATTTTTTGCAACTCGTCGCCCTTGCAAAGGTGCGCGAGATTCAGAAATTGCCATCCTGGGGCGCGACCGGCGTATCGTCGCTAACGCTTACGGTCGACGACGCCGATGCGATGCTCCGCGCTGCGCTCGACGCAGGTGGGTCGCGCGTTTCGGGCTTTGGCAACGACGCCTTTCGGACGATAACGGTCGCCGATCCTGAGGGTAACCTGGTTACGTTTTTGCAGCGATTGTAA
- a CDS encoding putative quinol monooxygenase yields the protein MLIQSIHYEFAPEDGDRIEEIFRELREASRKEPGVIQFDIARSKEHPERFVLWEVYTDEAALAAHTQTEHFKRLALGGVRPLAKNRIAENAVPI from the coding sequence ATGCTGATTCAATCGATCCATTACGAATTCGCGCCCGAAGACGGCGACCGCATCGAAGAGATCTTTCGGGAGCTTCGCGAGGCATCGCGCAAGGAGCCGGGCGTCATCCAGTTCGATATTGCGCGCAGTAAAGAGCACCCCGAACGATTCGTTTTGTGGGAAGTCTACACCGATGAAGCCGCGCTGGCCGCGCACACCCAAACCGAGCATTTCAAACGACTGGCACTCGGCGGCGTACGGCCGCTCGCCAAGAACCGTATCGCGGAGAACGCCGTTCCGATTTAG
- a CDS encoding nucleotide sugar dehydrogenase has product MKIVVLGLGYVGLPTAALAAAAGHEVFGYDSDPAMRAELRDGYVRGREADVCELAVEMMQHGRLHVCDGVESGDAYIVCVPTPSVHDRPDLRYVNSALADVAKVVQDDQLIAIESTVPPGTTERLVRQAMRAAGKSFVPVRVVHAPERILPGAILRELRENDRIVGGRTPEDAEAGRELYASFVDARIHTTDLRTAEFVKVIENTYRDVNIALANELALFCEEIDIDVWNAINLANNHPRVNIMQPGPGVGGHCIPIDPQFLADLNPFATELIQASRRVNERMPQLIVRRVTNLVGEADGERKITILGASYKANVDDTRESPALRIRELLDDLGYRTAVYDPVAHPALTHHDLAEALRDSDAVVLAVDHDAFRTLDPTAVAGLMRSRVLIDTRNFYDKATWNNAGFAVYGLGRGTQKFSIPAPAAVAQALS; this is encoded by the coding sequence ATGAAAATCGTTGTATTGGGACTTGGATACGTAGGACTTCCGACGGCCGCGCTGGCGGCCGCAGCCGGACACGAGGTGTTTGGCTACGACAGCGATCCGGCGATGCGCGCAGAGCTACGCGACGGATACGTCCGCGGCCGCGAAGCCGACGTGTGCGAACTGGCTGTCGAGATGATGCAGCACGGACGCCTGCACGTGTGCGACGGCGTGGAAAGCGGCGACGCATACATCGTGTGCGTTCCGACGCCGAGCGTGCACGACCGCCCCGACTTGCGCTACGTCAACTCCGCGCTGGCCGATGTGGCCAAGGTCGTGCAAGACGATCAACTGATCGCAATCGAATCGACCGTGCCGCCCGGCACCACCGAACGGCTCGTGCGTCAAGCGATGCGCGCCGCCGGTAAGAGTTTCGTACCCGTCCGTGTGGTGCACGCCCCCGAGCGTATTCTGCCCGGCGCGATCCTGCGCGAGCTGCGCGAGAACGATCGCATCGTCGGCGGACGCACCCCCGAAGACGCCGAGGCCGGCCGCGAGCTGTACGCATCGTTCGTGGATGCGCGCATTCACACGACCGATCTGCGCACCGCCGAATTCGTAAAGGTGATCGAAAACACATATCGCGACGTCAACATCGCGCTGGCCAACGAACTCGCGCTGTTCTGCGAAGAGATCGACATCGACGTTTGGAACGCGATTAACCTCGCCAACAATCACCCGCGCGTGAACATCATGCAGCCCGGCCCCGGCGTCGGCGGCCACTGCATTCCGATCGATCCGCAGTTCTTGGCCGATCTGAATCCGTTCGCGACCGAACTCATTCAAGCGTCGCGCCGCGTCAACGAGCGCATGCCGCAGTTGATCGTCCGCCGCGTCACGAATTTAGTCGGCGAGGCCGACGGCGAACGCAAGATCACGATCTTGGGCGCTTCGTATAAAGCCAACGTCGACGATACCCGCGAAAGCCCGGCGCTGCGCATTCGCGAGCTGCTCGACGACCTCGGATACCGCACCGCAGTATACGATCCGGTCGCGCATCCCGCACTCACACATCACGATCTAGCCGAAGCGCTGCGCGATAGCGACGCGGTGGTTCTGGCCGTCGATCACGATGCGTTCCGCACGCTCGATCCGACCGCGGTGGCCGGATTGATGCGCTCGCGCGTGCTGATCGACACCCGCAACTTCTACGACAAAGCGACGTGGAACAATGCCGGCTTTGCAGTCTACGGCTTGGGCCGTGGAACCCAGAAATTCTCGATCCCGGCTCCGGCCGCGGTAGCGCAAGCGCTGTCGTGA
- a CDS encoding FAD/NAD(P)-binding protein: MPAGPFDVDVAVVGGGYCGGMLTAHLSAVPGLRIAAFERDAWALGVAYATHNPRHLLNLRAGRMSAFPDRENDFVEWAGDVAPDAFVPRRRYGAYLQSVFERSTQGVDRVHRLHAQVTGIVEEDGGFRLTAAHETVRVACVVLALGTFAPSDDFVGDAARSSPQYVSDPWKVPFDDLSGDVMLIGSGLTAIDVVVELEHRQYAGDVHMLSRHGLLPQVHRNYGEPIESRLDTGSALSMLRSVRAAIARAQRDDLDWQAVVDGIRPLTQGIWQSWPLRERERFLRHLRAYWETSRRRVPPEVEQAVRDMRERGTLHPMAARIQTIERRGDGFRVTARHANEMLVRDVDWLINCTGPRGDVAKIDDPLIRSLLDRGLLRPHATRMGVDAMPDGRIIDADGNVRDRLLVAGSFLRGVLYESVSVPELRVQVRALADRVAESLARTPG; encoded by the coding sequence ATGCCCGCCGGTCCCTTCGACGTAGACGTCGCCGTTGTCGGCGGCGGATATTGCGGTGGGATGCTGACCGCCCACCTGAGCGCCGTTCCCGGCCTGCGGATCGCGGCGTTCGAACGCGACGCCTGGGCATTGGGCGTCGCGTATGCGACGCATAATCCGCGCCATCTTTTGAATTTGCGCGCCGGGCGCATGAGTGCGTTTCCCGACCGCGAGAACGATTTCGTGGAGTGGGCCGGCGATGTTGCGCCCGACGCGTTCGTGCCGCGACGGCGCTACGGCGCGTATTTACAATCGGTGTTCGAGCGATCGACGCAAGGCGTGGATCGCGTGCACCGCTTACACGCGCAGGTCACCGGCATCGTCGAAGAAGATGGTGGTTTTCGACTGACCGCGGCGCACGAGACGGTGCGAGTGGCGTGCGTGGTGTTGGCGTTGGGGACGTTCGCACCGAGCGACGATTTCGTTGGCGACGCGGCGCGTTCGTCGCCGCAATACGTCAGCGATCCGTGGAAGGTTCCGTTCGACGACTTGTCCGGCGACGTGATGTTGATTGGAAGCGGCTTGACGGCGATCGACGTCGTGGTCGAACTCGAACACCGGCAATATGCCGGCGACGTGCATATGCTGTCGCGTCACGGATTGCTGCCGCAGGTGCATCGTAACTACGGCGAACCGATCGAGAGCCGGCTCGATACCGGCTCGGCGCTATCGATGCTGCGGTCGGTGCGCGCGGCGATCGCACGCGCCCAGCGCGACGATCTCGATTGGCAGGCGGTCGTCGACGGAATTCGCCCGTTGACGCAAGGAATTTGGCAGTCGTGGCCGTTGCGCGAGCGCGAGCGCTTTTTGCGCCACCTGCGCGCGTATTGGGAAACGAGCCGGCGCCGCGTGCCGCCCGAAGTGGAGCAAGCGGTGCGCGACATGCGCGAACGCGGAACGCTGCACCCGATGGCCGCGCGTATCCAAACGATCGAGCGTCGCGGCGACGGTTTCCGCGTGACGGCCCGGCATGCCAACGAAATGCTGGTGCGGGACGTCGATTGGCTGATCAACTGCACCGGACCGCGCGGTGACGTCGCGAAGATCGACGACCCGCTGATCCGCTCGCTGCTCGACAGAGGATTGCTGCGCCCGCACGCAACTCGCATGGGCGTCGATGCCATGCCGGATGGGCGCATCATCGATGCGGACGGCAACGTGCGCGATCGTCTGCTCGTGGCCGGCTCGTTTTTGCGCGGCGTGCTCTACGAAAGCGTGTCGGTGCCCGAACTGCGCGTCCAAGTGCGCGCGTTGGCCGACCGCGTCGCCGAATCGCTCGCTCGAACACCAGGCTAA
- a CDS encoding WYL domain-containing protein, which translates to MAGRIGKPRKSGLPAPATVRKIGILLDLVRNRTISLRACETLYGASERTVLRDLQELRKIGTSTGFTISDRAHGDSFSLSKFDARPANLVAGEKRLRALMSELFKAFGGPVGDIAKGLEGGDAHESFIQFVLPKLVAQATVTTVFEELEKAWSNNARVEFTYKGERRTVEPAIALVRSGRYYLVGRDVKLGRNGWRNFAMDLIVGPVKRAGTFTRTKPPARYVSTDAIGFFKGDGPLQTVDVTFSKAVGDAAASRQWQIGQKVRHNSDGTVTISLEVDDVDEVVRWALSYGGDAWIAAPASAVAKAKGLVERLKQRYR; encoded by the coding sequence ATGGCGGGCCGCATAGGAAAGCCCCGGAAATCCGGTCTTCCCGCGCCCGCGACGGTGCGCAAGATCGGCATTTTGCTCGATCTGGTTCGCAATCGGACGATTTCGTTGCGCGCGTGCGAAACGTTGTACGGCGCATCGGAACGTACGGTGCTGCGCGACCTGCAAGAGCTGCGCAAGATCGGCACGAGCACCGGCTTCACCATTAGCGACCGCGCGCACGGCGATTCGTTTTCGCTGTCGAAGTTCGATGCGCGTCCGGCCAACTTAGTCGCCGGCGAGAAACGCTTGCGAGCGTTGATGTCGGAACTGTTCAAGGCGTTCGGCGGCCCAGTGGGCGATATCGCCAAAGGCCTCGAGGGCGGCGACGCACACGAGTCGTTTATCCAGTTCGTGCTTCCAAAGTTGGTCGCGCAAGCCACCGTTACGACCGTCTTCGAAGAACTCGAGAAAGCGTGGAGTAACAACGCGCGCGTCGAGTTCACCTACAAGGGCGAAAGGCGAACGGTCGAACCGGCCATCGCGTTGGTGCGCTCGGGCCGCTACTATTTAGTAGGTCGCGACGTCAAACTCGGTCGCAACGGCTGGCGCAACTTCGCCATGGACCTAATCGTTGGCCCGGTGAAACGCGCGGGAACGTTCACGCGCACCAAACCGCCGGCGCGCTATGTCTCGACCGACGCGATCGGGTTTTTCAAAGGCGACGGACCGCTGCAGACGGTCGACGTGACGTTTTCGAAGGCCGTCGGCGACGCCGCCGCATCGCGCCAATGGCAGATCGGGCAGAAAGTGCGTCACAACTCCGACGGCACCGTGACGATTTCGCTGGAAGTTGACGACGTCGATGAGGTGGTGCGCTGGGCGTTGAGTTATGGCGGAGATGCGTGGATCGCCGCGCCCGCCTCGGCGGTCGCGAAGGCGAAAGGGCTGGTCGAGCGGCTGAAGCAACGCTATCGCTGA
- a CDS encoding response regulator transcription factor: protein MQTLHGVTSTPVTSLPATPATLTAPARVFIIQPHALMAKALGNVLQRDPFVNVVGDAIEANGMQLSKANPTLILLDGSISFDALSNAIGMCRLASPRARIGVLSEHLSSEAMQRVLSAGADGYILKDITPDELLGAVKAMAGGNLYVDPRLVGMILRKHAGIGRRDPNELSPRESDIVRLIAAGLSNREISDRLGLSDKTVKNHISHIFAKLNVTARTQVVIYAMRSGLA from the coding sequence GTGCAGACCCTACATGGCGTAACAAGTACGCCGGTGACGTCGCTTCCCGCGACGCCCGCCACCCTGACGGCACCCGCCCGCGTGTTCATCATTCAGCCGCACGCCCTGATGGCGAAAGCCCTCGGCAACGTGCTGCAACGCGATCCGTTCGTGAACGTGGTCGGCGATGCGATCGAAGCCAACGGCATGCAGCTTTCAAAAGCGAATCCGACGCTCATCCTGCTCGACGGCAGCATCAGCTTCGACGCGTTGAGCAATGCCATCGGCATGTGCCGCTTAGCCTCACCCCGCGCTCGCATTGGCGTCCTGTCCGAGCATCTTAGCTCTGAAGCGATGCAACGCGTGTTGTCGGCCGGCGCCGACGGTTACATCCTCAAAGACATCACGCCCGACGAACTGTTGGGCGCGGTCAAAGCGATGGCGGGTGGAAACCTGTACGTCGATCCGCGTCTAGTTGGAATGATTCTGCGCAAGCACGCCGGCATCGGCCGTCGCGACCCCAACGAGTTGTCGCCGCGCGAGTCCGATATCGTCCGCTTGATCGCGGCCGGTCTTTCGAATCGCGAAATCAGCGATCGCCTGGGCCTCTCCGACAAAACCGTTAAGAATCACATCTCGCACATCTTCGCAAAATTAAATGTAACCGCACGCACCCAAGTAGTCATTTACGCCATGCGTAGCGGGCTCGCATAA
- a CDS encoding sugar transferase, translating to MQQAIRRNLLDRDSAARQLVRYPARLSVRLIAGDLAMLALATIVSAVLLERFGHRSFDPVPAAASALVTGALWFAIFNYVGFYRRSFAASWRDEFYWVAAVSTLAIVPLMLVFTMIPHISSSRLLLVITIPVNVLVIGTWRAVVRRRWDRRGRLKPRIAFVGTPVEVQRADNRFGLPGNTETLILPAPNWPDTDFGLNGGANHQFERWFASAKTWRADRIVFTTPPDMQTIAALSAMAAGFNIPVAFASPEKIGFPTGFTVDHLGGEPVLIPLVPQALRAEAHLPKTIIDLSFATLGLLVLGPVMLITAVAVYAESRGPIFYRQERVGRNGKVFKIMKFRSMRVDAEQSSGAVWAKSNDDRTTRVGKFMRKTSLDELPQIFNVLRREMSIVGPRPERKVFTDQFNRDIERYDERHLVRPGITGLSHVYMARDVDASAIPKRTEYDLFYIEHWSPIMDLTIIFKTACEVLMHRIAA from the coding sequence ATGCAGCAAGCGATTCGTCGCAATTTACTCGACCGCGATAGCGCGGCGAGGCAGCTGGTTCGATACCCGGCCCGTTTATCGGTCCGGTTGATTGCCGGTGATCTGGCAATGCTCGCTCTGGCAACCATCGTCTCGGCAGTATTGCTCGAGCGGTTCGGCCACCGCAGCTTCGATCCAGTGCCGGCGGCCGCGTCGGCTCTCGTAACCGGAGCCCTATGGTTCGCGATCTTCAACTACGTCGGTTTCTACCGCCGCTCGTTCGCCGCTTCGTGGCGCGACGAGTTCTACTGGGTAGCTGCGGTATCGACACTGGCGATCGTACCGTTGATGCTCGTGTTCACCATGATCCCGCACATTTCGTCGTCGCGGCTACTTTTGGTAATAACGATTCCCGTCAACGTCCTCGTGATCGGTACCTGGCGTGCGGTAGTGCGCCGCAGGTGGGACCGCCGCGGGCGGCTCAAGCCGCGGATCGCCTTCGTTGGAACCCCGGTCGAAGTACAGCGCGCCGACAACCGGTTCGGCTTGCCGGGCAACACCGAAACGCTGATCCTGCCGGCGCCGAACTGGCCGGACACCGACTTCGGACTCAACGGTGGTGCGAATCATCAATTCGAACGCTGGTTTGCATCGGCCAAAACGTGGCGCGCCGACCGAATCGTGTTCACGACGCCGCCGGATATGCAGACCATCGCGGCGCTGAGCGCGATGGCAGCCGGATTCAACATTCCGGTCGCCTTCGCATCGCCCGAGAAAATTGGCTTTCCGACCGGCTTCACGGTGGATCATCTAGGCGGCGAACCGGTGCTGATTCCGCTGGTTCCGCAAGCTCTTCGAGCCGAAGCGCATCTGCCGAAAACGATTATCGATCTATCGTTCGCAACGCTCGGCCTGCTGGTGCTCGGCCCGGTGATGCTGATAACGGCCGTGGCCGTCTACGCCGAATCCCGCGGTCCGATTTTCTACCGTCAAGAACGCGTGGGACGCAACGGTAAGGTCTTCAAGATTATGAAGTTCCGCTCGATGCGCGTCGATGCCGAGCAAAGCAGCGGCGCGGTTTGGGCGAAATCGAACGACGACCGGACCACGCGCGTGGGCAAGTTCATGCGCAAGACCAGCCTCGACGAGCTGCCGCAGATTTTCAACGTGCTGCGCCGCGAGATGTCGATCGTGGGTCCGCGCCCCGAGCGCAAAGTCTTTACCGACCAGTTCAACCGGGACATCGAGCGTTACGACGAGCGGCACCTGGTACGCCCCGGCATCACCGGCTTGTCGCACGTGTACATGGCGCGCGACGTCGATGCGTCGGCGATTCCCAAACGCACGGAGTACGACCTATTTTACATCGAGCATTGGTCGCCGATCATGGATCTGACGATCATCTTCAAGACCGCCTGCGAAGTGCTGATGCACCGGATCGCCGCATGA
- a CDS encoding DpnI domain-containing protein — MVKAPTWKDAIQHIVLGLRREFSLDDVLKHRDALQKMFPNNRFVDAKIRQSLQVLRDQGLLQFVSPGRYRRNDIAPVFSPIIDMSVAAEFFSQSQVARVALETWASFNLYCVNCESDALDQLRDNTPVADFQCFVCDKTYQLKGKNGRFGEMLPGAAYGPTIAAVREGRMPEYILVEYDTRFRTVVFVDAVPGKSITEDRVIPRKPLSENARRAGWIGCNIRIDGLPSVRQVAPAGVDRVLVRTEWKMLEVVSDERTLH, encoded by the coding sequence TTGGTAAAAGCGCCGACCTGGAAAGATGCTATTCAGCACATCGTGCTCGGACTTCGTCGCGAGTTTTCTCTCGACGATGTCTTGAAGCATCGCGACGCTCTACAGAAGATGTTTCCCAACAACCGGTTTGTGGATGCGAAGATTCGGCAGAGCCTGCAAGTGTTGCGAGATCAAGGTTTGCTGCAGTTTGTCTCGCCGGGCCGCTATCGGCGGAACGACATCGCGCCGGTCTTCAGCCCGATCATCGACATGTCGGTGGCGGCGGAGTTCTTCAGCCAATCGCAAGTCGCGCGGGTGGCGCTCGAAACGTGGGCGTCGTTCAATTTGTACTGCGTCAATTGCGAAAGCGACGCGCTCGATCAACTGCGCGACAACACGCCGGTCGCAGACTTTCAATGCTTCGTCTGCGACAAGACGTACCAGCTCAAGGGCAAGAACGGGCGATTTGGCGAGATGCTCCCTGGTGCTGCGTATGGACCGACGATAGCGGCGGTGCGCGAAGGCCGAATGCCGGAGTATATCTTGGTGGAGTACGACACGCGCTTCAGGACCGTTGTGTTCGTGGATGCCGTTCCCGGCAAATCGATCACCGAAGACCGCGTGATCCCCCGCAAACCGCTTTCGGAAAACGCGCGCCGTGCAGGCTGGATCGGTTGCAACATTCGCATCGACGGGCTGCCGTCGGTGCGTCAAGTCGCGCCGGCGGGTGTCGATCGTGTGTTAGTGCGAACCGAATGGAAAATGCTTGAGGTAGTTAGTGATGAGCGCACGCTTCATTAG